In a single window of the Bacillus mycoides genome:
- a CDS encoding substrate-binding domain-containing protein: MSMKKRKWLKMVAAGCVLGSLLITAACSGKKTSTEDEKTIKVGVLASLTGPLESYGKQTVNGFELGLDYATGGTGKVEGKKIKFVVEDTETKADVAVKKATKLLEEEKVDFLVGSSSSSDTLAVLPLAEEYEKIMVVEPAVADSITGKNWNKYIFRTGRNSSQDAVAGAAAIAKKDVKIATLAQDNAYGREGIAAFKAGAKKLGANIVNEQYADTNSTDFTANIQNIISSKPDYLFIVWAGANSPWKQLKDMNVEAQGIKISTGAPDIPALKTMDALVGMQGFSVYYHTLPKNKVNDWLVEEHKKRFNGAVPDLFTAGGMSAAISIVEALKKTKGDTDVDTLIKKMEGMEFDTPKGKMKFREKDHQAMQTLYSITLKKQDGVDYPVPVLERELTMKETEPQVQNK, from the coding sequence ATGTCGATGAAAAAACGTAAATGGCTAAAAATGGTGGCTGCTGGTTGTGTTTTAGGTTCGTTATTAATAACGGCAGCTTGTTCAGGAAAGAAAACAAGTACAGAGGATGAAAAGACGATTAAGGTAGGGGTTCTTGCTTCATTAACAGGTCCATTAGAATCATATGGAAAACAAACAGTGAACGGATTTGAATTAGGGTTAGACTATGCAACTGGTGGAACTGGGAAAGTGGAAGGGAAGAAGATTAAGTTTGTTGTAGAAGATACGGAAACGAAAGCTGATGTAGCGGTTAAAAAAGCTACGAAGTTATTAGAAGAAGAGAAAGTCGATTTTTTAGTCGGATCGTCTAGTTCAAGTGATACATTAGCGGTTTTACCACTTGCAGAGGAATATGAAAAAATAATGGTTGTAGAACCAGCAGTAGCTGATAGTATTACCGGGAAGAACTGGAATAAATATATTTTTAGAACAGGTAGAAATTCATCTCAAGATGCAGTCGCTGGTGCTGCGGCAATTGCTAAAAAAGATGTGAAAATAGCAACGTTAGCACAAGATAATGCTTACGGCCGTGAGGGAATTGCGGCATTTAAAGCTGGAGCGAAGAAATTAGGTGCGAATATTGTAAACGAGCAATATGCTGATACAAATTCGACTGACTTCACTGCAAATATTCAAAATATTATTAGCTCAAAACCAGATTATTTATTTATCGTTTGGGCAGGTGCGAATTCACCTTGGAAACAGTTAAAAGATATGAATGTGGAAGCGCAGGGTATTAAAATTTCTACTGGTGCACCAGATATACCGGCATTAAAAACGATGGATGCGTTAGTAGGAATGCAAGGTTTTTCTGTTTATTATCACACACTTCCGAAAAATAAGGTGAATGATTGGTTAGTTGAAGAACATAAAAAACGATTTAATGGTGCGGTGCCAGATTTATTTACAGCAGGAGGAATGTCAGCGGCAATTTCAATTGTAGAAGCTTTAAAGAAAACAAAAGGTGATACAGATGTAGATACATTGATTAAGAAAATGGAAGGAATGGAATTTGATACACCGAAAGGAAAGATGAAATTTAGAGAGAAGGATCATCAAGCGATGCAGACACTTTATTCTATCACATTGAAAAAGCAAGATGGTGTTGATTATCCGGTGCCAGTATTAGAGCGAGAATTAACGATGAAAGAGACAGAACCCCAAGTTCAAAATAAATAG
- a CDS encoding MaoC family dehydratase: protein MIMYSSGQQASCSKTITETDFVLFAGLSGDFNPIHIDHEYAKQTRFNQRIAHGLLTSSLLSQLLGVHLPGKGSVYMEQTIKFTAPVFIGDTITATATVQEFMIEKRVLKLLTECHNQKGDLVLTGVATMMVPKEGGIV, encoded by the coding sequence ATGATTATGTATAGTTCCGGTCAACAGGCATCATGTAGTAAAACAATAACAGAAACGGATTTTGTATTATTTGCGGGTTTGAGCGGGGATTTTAATCCAATTCATATTGATCATGAGTATGCAAAACAAACTAGATTTAATCAAAGAATCGCACATGGTTTATTAACTTCTAGTTTATTATCACAATTGTTAGGCGTTCATTTACCAGGAAAGGGTTCCGTTTATATGGAACAAACTATTAAATTTACAGCGCCAGTTTTTATAGGAGATACGATTACAGCTACGGCAACAGTACAAGAATTTATGATAGAAAAGAGAGTTTTGAAATTGTTAACTGAGTGTCATAACCAAAAAGGAGATTTAGTGTTAACAGGTGTAGCGACTATGATGGTGCCAAAAGAAGGAGGAATTGTCTAA
- a CDS encoding branched-chain amino acid ABC transporter permease, whose protein sequence is MDVLINLFVNGISTGMLIFLLASGLSLIFGLMSVLNFAHGGLFAWGAFTGVWIFNTTGSYLLALIGAIAMGMFLGFILERFLIRPVYGNHVRQLLVTLGGMLVLSECIKVFWGPNPIGAKLPLWLQGSYTFEGVILIKYRLFVILIGIIIYIALLLLLKKTKIGLMIRAGVMDKEMVQALGINVKAIFSFVFLLGAGMAALGGFLLAPYSGVIFAEMGMQYAILAFIVVIIGGLGSVQGSAIASLIVGLAGAFTAYFIPDLSLAINMLMLLFFLIVKPTGLVGEKG, encoded by the coding sequence ATGGATGTGTTAATCAATTTATTTGTAAATGGGATTTCAACAGGGATGCTCATTTTTTTATTAGCGTCAGGTCTTTCACTTATTTTTGGTTTAATGAGCGTTCTAAACTTCGCACATGGTGGGTTATTTGCATGGGGAGCTTTTACAGGTGTATGGATATTTAATACAACTGGAAGCTATTTACTCGCTTTAATTGGAGCAATTGCTATGGGGATGTTTCTTGGATTCATTTTAGAAAGATTCCTTATTAGACCGGTATATGGAAATCATGTTCGCCAGCTTCTTGTGACGCTTGGAGGAATGCTTGTACTTAGTGAATGTATTAAAGTATTTTGGGGGCCAAATCCAATTGGTGCTAAATTACCGTTATGGTTACAAGGTAGTTATACATTTGAAGGCGTTATATTAATTAAATATCGTCTATTCGTTATTTTAATTGGGATCATCATTTACATTGCCTTACTATTATTGCTCAAAAAAACAAAGATAGGTCTTATGATTCGCGCAGGTGTAATGGATAAAGAGATGGTTCAAGCGCTCGGTATTAATGTAAAAGCGATATTTTCTTTCGTCTTTTTATTAGGAGCAGGGATGGCGGCTTTGGGAGGCTTCTTATTAGCACCGTATTCAGGTGTTATTTTCGCCGAGATGGGTATGCAGTATGCGATTTTAGCTTTTATAGTAGTGATAATTGGAGGATTAGGAAGCGTACAAGGTTCAGCAATCGCTTCTTTAATTGTTGGATTAGCTGGTGCTTTTACAGCATATTTTATACCGGATTTATCACTTGCAATTAATATGTTAATGTTACTATTTTTCTTAATAGTGAAGCCAACGGGACTTGTTGGTGAAAAGGGGTGA
- a CDS encoding branched-chain amino acid ABC transporter permease, protein MLICLSVFPFVNDSRSLLILFTQIFIFAIFAMSFDVLLGYTGIVSFGHCMFFGIGAYGVALLFDRQGVSITNFFIGIAAAIIVSAIVSYIIGLLSLRLKSHFYAMLTLAISQLFFVLAEKWRSLTHGGDGFTFRVPDIFRDRFTFYYITFICLISIFILLRLFTKSSIGKVLKAISQNEQRVEALGYKVLHYKIIASVVAGVVAAISGGLFVITLRFVNTTVFSIEMTLNALLMTMIGGVGTLIGAIAGAGIIESLKYYLSELATEYPIFERWTIILGLLYIIVLLVFPKGLVGTVKKLKNFKRSKKEKSTGVEQNV, encoded by the coding sequence ATGCTCATTTGTTTAAGTGTATTTCCATTCGTAAATGATTCACGGAGCTTGTTAATTTTGTTCACTCAAATCTTCATCTTTGCTATTTTCGCTATGAGTTTTGATGTTCTCCTTGGATATACAGGTATTGTTTCATTCGGTCATTGTATGTTCTTTGGTATAGGGGCGTATGGGGTAGCACTTTTATTTGATCGACAAGGGGTGTCTATCACAAACTTTTTTATAGGAATAGCAGCCGCAATTATTGTATCAGCCATCGTTAGTTATATAATCGGTTTGCTTTCTTTACGGCTGAAAAGTCATTTTTATGCAATGTTAACGCTCGCTATTTCCCAGCTGTTTTTTGTACTTGCTGAAAAATGGCGTTCACTGACTCATGGAGGAGATGGATTTACATTTCGTGTACCAGATATATTCCGTGATCGTTTTACATTTTATTATATAACATTTATATGTCTAATCAGTATTTTCATTTTGTTACGTCTTTTCACAAAATCTTCAATTGGGAAAGTGTTAAAGGCGATTTCACAAAATGAACAACGAGTTGAAGCACTTGGCTATAAAGTTCTTCATTATAAAATTATTGCTAGTGTTGTTGCAGGAGTAGTTGCAGCGATTAGCGGTGGTTTATTTGTCATCACATTACGCTTTGTTAATACAACTGTATTTTCAATTGAAATGACGTTAAATGCATTATTGATGACAATGATTGGGGGAGTTGGAACGTTAATCGGAGCTATTGCTGGAGCGGGGATTATTGAATCACTGAAATATTATTTATCAGAACTAGCTACAGAGTATCCGATTTTTGAAAGGTGGACGATTATTCTAGGTTTATTATACATTATCGTGTTATTAGTTTTTCCAAAAGGATTAGTTGGAACGGTTAAGAAGTTGAAGAATTTTAAAAGAAGTAAGAAGGAGAAGAGTACAGGGGTGGAACAGAACGTGTAA
- a CDS encoding 6-bladed beta-propeller — protein sequence MFASVGSASAVKYVKSWGSELDTSKLLRTPVAMARDAKGFLYVVDMGNNRILKIDKNGEVVDAIGTLGEGPGQFNMPFGIAVDKEGNILVADTANYRIQKFNEEFQFIKSWGTKGKGSEQFSFPREIAVDSDNNYYITDEYNHRIQKYSPDGQYIQTIGSYGKANGEMALPQGIAINKQDEVYIADTYNNRIQVFDKKGEFQRVIGTGIAGLGPYQFYHPRGINFDSTSGSLYVADTYNNRIMKFTNKDQFLYTVGNFFQFVYPNQVFPDGKGNIYITDTGNNRVLLYNEVGLTAVMKKTIGNERNGNTQYAGPYDVERDTNGNVFVSDSFNHRILKYDISGKIVAKWGSLFGTGGPLGFGSLPGQFFVPRQIATDRYNNVYVSDSVNHRIQKFTNSGIALASYGSFGVLPGFFQFPSGIAIDSKGNIFIADSENHRIQKFNPFFVYMKEWGRKGSGEGEFFQPMQLAIDSKDNVYVVDRINNRVQKFDNEGNFLTKWGTNHGAGNLDPLENWREGSGDLFLPIGIEIDINNTVYVTDTSNNRVNIYNENGNFLESFGSFNGMSGQFFSPQGIDVDSQGNIIITDGLLQRIQFFKKAN from the coding sequence ATGTTTGCTTCTGTAGGAAGTGCCTCTGCTGTAAAATATGTGAAATCATGGGGGAGTGAGCTAGATACTTCTAAGTTATTAAGGACACCAGTGGCGATGGCAAGGGATGCAAAAGGATTTTTGTATGTTGTTGATATGGGGAATAATAGGATTTTGAAAATAGATAAGAATGGAGAAGTTGTTGATGCTATAGGAACTTTAGGTGAAGGTCCGGGACAGTTTAATATGCCATTTGGTATTGCTGTTGATAAAGAAGGTAATATTTTAGTTGCGGATACAGCGAATTATCGTATTCAAAAATTTAATGAGGAGTTTCAATTTATTAAAAGTTGGGGCACAAAAGGTAAAGGAAGTGAGCAGTTCTCGTTTCCTAGGGAAATTGCAGTAGATAGCGATAACAATTACTATATTACGGATGAATACAATCATCGTATTCAAAAATATAGCCCGGATGGGCAGTATATTCAAACAATAGGGAGTTATGGAAAGGCGAATGGAGAAATGGCTTTACCACAAGGAATTGCGATAAATAAACAAGACGAGGTCTATATTGCAGACACATATAACAATCGTATTCAAGTGTTTGATAAAAAAGGGGAGTTTCAGCGAGTAATCGGAACAGGAATTGCAGGTTTAGGCCCATATCAATTCTACCATCCAAGAGGAATAAATTTTGACTCAACATCTGGATCGCTATATGTAGCAGATACATATAACAATCGGATAATGAAATTTACAAATAAAGATCAATTTTTATATACAGTAGGTAACTTTTTTCAGTTTGTTTATCCTAATCAAGTTTTTCCGGATGGTAAAGGGAATATCTATATAACGGATACGGGAAATAATCGTGTACTTTTATATAATGAGGTAGGCCTAACAGCGGTAATGAAGAAAACCATAGGTAATGAAAGGAATGGAAATACACAATATGCAGGACCTTATGATGTCGAAAGAGACACGAATGGAAATGTTTTTGTATCTGATTCTTTTAATCATCGAATTTTGAAATATGATATATCTGGGAAGATTGTTGCTAAGTGGGGAAGTTTATTTGGTACTGGTGGGCCACTTGGGTTCGGAAGTCTTCCAGGACAGTTTTTTGTTCCAAGACAGATTGCAACGGATCGTTACAATAATGTGTATGTATCTGATTCTGTAAATCATCGTATCCAAAAATTCACCAATTCAGGGATAGCGCTTGCTTCATATGGTTCATTTGGAGTATTACCAGGTTTTTTTCAATTTCCATCTGGAATAGCTATTGATAGCAAAGGAAACATATTTATAGCTGATTCAGAAAATCATCGTATTCAAAAATTTAATCCATTCTTTGTATATATGAAAGAATGGGGGAGAAAAGGAAGTGGAGAGGGAGAGTTTTTTCAACCTATGCAATTAGCAATTGATTCAAAAGATAATGTTTATGTTGTGGATCGGATTAATAATAGGGTTCAAAAATTTGATAATGAGGGTAATTTTCTTACAAAATGGGGTACAAATCATGGAGCTGGAAACTTAGATCCACTAGAAAATTGGAGAGAGGGTTCAGGAGATCTTTTTTTGCCAATAGGAATTGAAATCGATATAAATAATACGGTATATGTCACAGATACTTCTAATAATCGTGTGAATATTTACAATGAAAATGGGAATTTTTTAGAGTCTTTTGGAAGTTTTAATGGTATGTCAGGGCAGTTTTTCTCACCACAAGGAATAGATGTGGATAGTCAAGGGAATATCATTATTACAGATGGTTTACTCCAAAGAATTCAATTTTTTAAGAAAGCTAATTAA
- a CDS encoding TetR/AcrR family transcriptional regulator, whose protein sequence is MSEKIIMDVKNLTTKGLETREKLLCAAEEVFGNKGYYEASIVNITQEATVAHGTFYNYFPSKKDIFDELIRRLNRELRLIIKEEMKGISSYEEAQRRGFQAFFRWVKDRPNLYNIVQQAVVVDDNLYRWYYAKLANGFLKSLSAGMEAGEFKQLDKETIAYCLMSIGQFLGMRWGYWEEKDVPEDVFEAAMSLIFEGLRKR, encoded by the coding sequence GTGTCAGAAAAAATAATAATGGATGTAAAAAACCTAACAACAAAAGGGTTAGAAACGAGAGAGAAATTATTGTGTGCTGCAGAAGAGGTATTTGGTAATAAAGGATATTACGAAGCTTCTATCGTGAATATTACACAAGAAGCAACAGTAGCGCACGGAACTTTCTATAATTACTTTCCATCTAAAAAAGATATATTTGATGAATTGATTCGCAGATTGAACCGTGAGTTACGCTTAATTATTAAAGAAGAAATGAAGGGGATATCAAGTTATGAAGAGGCACAAAGAAGAGGTTTTCAGGCCTTTTTTCGATGGGTGAAAGATCGTCCTAATCTATATAACATTGTACAACAGGCGGTAGTTGTTGATGATAATTTATATAGATGGTATTATGCAAAGCTCGCAAATGGATTTTTAAAAAGTTTATCGGCTGGCATGGAAGCGGGAGAATTTAAACAACTTGATAAAGAAACAATTGCGTATTGTCTTATGTCAATTGGTCAATTTTTAGGAATGCGATGGGGCTATTGGGAAGAGAAAGATGTTCCGGAAGATGTATTTGAAGCAGCGATGTCATTAATATTTGAAGGATTGAGAAAGAGATAA
- a CDS encoding 3-oxoacyl-ACP synthase, with protein sequence MRIGIEATGVFFPKDVETAADLSKKTGIPENIIIEKFGLYEKHVADETMHASDLAIAAAKPILLQVDPQSIDVVIYFGSPHKDYHVWSSAPKIQHELGLKNAYAFEIMNVSSCFPIALKVAKDMLYSDKSIENILLVGGCKESQIVDYDNPRSRFMFNFADGGSAALVKKGASNGEILGSAIITDGSFHDDVRIPAGGSKQVASYDTVENRQHYIDVIDPISMKERLDPISTPNFDKVIREALRKSGFTPKDIKVLLPLHTKRSMLIELLQGLGLVEEQVVYLDHYGHMSALDPCIGLHFANEQGKLQPGDIAVVVSAGTGYTWAATVIRW encoded by the coding sequence ATGAGAATTGGGATTGAAGCAACTGGTGTTTTCTTCCCAAAAGACGTAGAGACGGCCGCAGATTTATCTAAAAAAACAGGTATTCCTGAGAATATTATTATAGAAAAGTTTGGGTTATATGAAAAACATGTCGCAGACGAAACGATGCATGCATCAGATTTAGCTATTGCTGCTGCAAAGCCAATATTATTACAAGTAGATCCTCAATCTATTGATGTAGTCATTTATTTTGGCAGTCCACATAAAGATTACCACGTATGGTCTAGTGCCCCAAAAATTCAGCATGAACTTGGATTGAAAAATGCTTATGCTTTTGAAATTATGAATGTTAGTTCTTGCTTTCCAATCGCTCTCAAAGTCGCAAAGGATATGCTCTACTCTGATAAATCAATTGAAAATATATTATTAGTAGGTGGATGTAAAGAATCTCAAATTGTAGATTATGATAATCCACGCTCACGTTTTATGTTTAATTTTGCTGATGGCGGAAGTGCAGCTTTAGTAAAAAAGGGAGCTAGCAACGGTGAAATATTAGGCAGTGCGATTATAACGGATGGTTCATTTCATGACGATGTTCGTATTCCAGCTGGTGGATCGAAGCAGGTTGCGAGCTATGATACAGTTGAGAATCGACAACATTATATTGATGTAATAGATCCTATTAGTATGAAAGAACGTTTAGATCCAATTTCAACCCCTAATTTTGATAAGGTTATTCGGGAGGCGTTAAGAAAAAGTGGATTTACTCCTAAAGATATTAAAGTATTGTTACCACTGCATACAAAACGCTCTATGCTAATAGAATTGTTACAGGGGCTGGGCTTAGTAGAAGAGCAAGTTGTATATTTAGATCATTATGGGCATATGTCAGCACTTGACCCATGTATAGGTCTTCATTTTGCAAATGAGCAAGGGAAATTACAGCCTGGAGATATTGCAGTAGTGGTTAGTGCAGGTACTGGGTATACTTGGGCAGCTACTGTGATTAGATGGTAG
- a CDS encoding ABC transporter ATP-binding protein has translation MTHLLETKNLCVSFGEHHVIKDVNLTVQKGKLISIIGPNGAGKTTLFNLLSGQISPTKGEVYFKGQEITNLSISDRTRLGIGRSFQFTNIFPELTVLENVRLSVQSFVQDYYSFFPSSAKFKQQVGEARRFLKTVLLHEKEHVLAKDLAHGEKRKLELAMLLALKTDVLLLDEPTAGISVEEVPAILQVIENIKKHPESTIVLIEHKMDMVLGLSDHLIVLFHGELLAEGLPEEMMKDERVQSAYLGGLYSGTITSE, from the coding sequence GTGACACATTTGCTAGAAACGAAAAATCTTTGCGTATCTTTTGGCGAGCATCATGTTATTAAGGATGTGAATTTAACAGTACAAAAAGGAAAGCTCATTTCAATTATTGGACCAAATGGTGCAGGAAAGACAACGCTATTCAATTTACTAAGTGGACAAATTTCTCCAACAAAGGGTGAAGTATATTTTAAAGGACAAGAGATTACAAATTTATCAATTTCGGATCGTACTCGATTAGGAATTGGTCGTTCTTTTCAATTTACAAATATATTCCCAGAGTTAACGGTACTTGAAAATGTTCGTTTAAGTGTTCAATCATTTGTGCAAGATTACTATAGTTTTTTTCCGAGTTCGGCAAAATTTAAGCAACAAGTTGGAGAGGCGAGACGTTTCTTAAAAACAGTATTACTTCACGAGAAAGAACATGTATTAGCGAAAGATCTAGCGCATGGGGAAAAACGAAAGTTAGAGCTTGCGATGTTATTAGCTTTAAAAACGGATGTGTTACTACTTGATGAGCCGACGGCAGGTATATCAGTTGAGGAGGTACCGGCTATTTTACAAGTGATTGAAAATATTAAGAAACATCCAGAGAGTACAATTGTACTTATTGAACACAAAATGGATATGGTACTAGGTTTGTCAGACCATCTTATCGTTTTATTCCATGGAGAGTTATTGGCTGAAGGTTTGCCCGAAGAAATGATGAAAGATGAGCGTGTACAAAGTGCTTATTTAGGGGGATTATATAGTGGCACTATTACAAGTGAATAA
- a CDS encoding ABC transporter ATP-binding protein: MALLQVNNIETYLDQFHILQGVSLTVEKGTITVLFGRNGAGKTTTLRSVMGFHHIAHGEIYYDSTQVNGLSTHLISRKGIGYVPENQGIFHDLTVEETFALAREKGEEAEEKIDWMLELFPDLKQFWHKKSGLLSGGQKQMLAISRAFINSDGLLLIDEPSKGLSPIMIEKLMIAILKMKEKTTVLLVEQNFMMASQIGDYFYIMDNGRIVHNGFMHELKEDKEMCHKYLGIS; encoded by the coding sequence GTGGCACTATTACAAGTGAATAATATAGAGACGTATTTAGATCAGTTTCATATTTTACAAGGGGTATCTCTTACTGTTGAGAAAGGAACGATTACTGTACTGTTTGGAAGAAATGGGGCAGGGAAGACTACGACATTACGTTCGGTTATGGGATTTCACCATATCGCACATGGTGAAATTTATTATGATAGTACACAAGTAAATGGATTATCTACACATTTAATTTCAAGGAAAGGAATAGGGTATGTACCAGAAAATCAAGGTATTTTTCACGACCTGACAGTAGAAGAAACATTCGCTCTTGCTAGGGAGAAGGGAGAAGAAGCGGAAGAAAAAATAGACTGGATGCTTGAATTATTTCCAGATTTAAAGCAATTTTGGCACAAAAAAAGCGGACTCTTAAGCGGAGGGCAAAAGCAAATGCTAGCAATTTCAAGAGCATTTATTAATAGTGATGGTTTATTACTTATTGATGAGCCGAGTAAAGGCTTGTCGCCCATTATGATAGAAAAATTAATGATAGCCATTTTGAAAATGAAAGAGAAAACAACAGTTTTACTCGTTGAACAAAACTTTATGATGGCTAGTCAAATTGGTGATTACTTTTATATTATGGATAACGGAAGAATTGTTCATAACGGTTTTATGCATGAATTAAAAGAGGATAAGGAAATGTGTCACAAATATTTAGGAATCTCTTAA
- a CDS encoding o-succinylbenzoate--CoA ligase — protein MQGIAYWIEKRAYLHPDRIAIITEEEEMTYKQLHEYVSKVAAYLIYDLNVQKGERIAILSQNCLEYIVLLFAIAKVECIAVPLNIRLTENELIFQLKDSGATVLFVEETFQNMALSMQNVTYVQRVISIKSLKEIEDRKIDNFEEINESASFIICYTSGTTGQPKGAVLTQENMFWNALNNTFAIDLTVHDRSIVLLPLFHIGGIGLFAFPTLFAGGIIIVPRKFEPTIALSMIEKYKVTVVMGVPTIHQALINCAKFETTNLQSVRWFYNGGAPCPEELMREFIDRGFLFGQGFGMTETSPTVFMLSEEDARRKVGSIGKPVLFCDYVLIDENKNKVEIGEVGELLIRGPNVMKGYWNRPDATEETIQDGWLYTGDLAKVDEDGFVYIVGRKKEMIISGGENIYPLEVEQVINKLSEVCEVAVIGTQHVKWGEIPIAFIVKKSCSVLTEKEVIDHCRLLLAKYKVPKEIVFLEELPKNATGKIQKAQLANQLKSR, from the coding sequence ATGCAAGGCATTGCTTATTGGATTGAAAAACGGGCCTATTTACATCCAGATCGCATTGCCATTATTACAGAAGAGGAGGAAATGACATATAAACAGTTACATGAGTATGTAAGTAAAGTAGCAGCATATTTAATTTACGACTTAAATGTGCAAAAAGGAGAGAGGATAGCTATTTTATCACAAAATTGCTTGGAATATATTGTACTTTTATTTGCTATAGCAAAGGTAGAATGTATTGCTGTTCCACTGAATATACGGTTAACAGAAAATGAACTTATATTTCAGTTAAAAGATAGTGGAGCTACAGTTTTATTTGTAGAGGAAACATTTCAAAATATGGCACTGTCAATGCAGAATGTAACATATGTACAAAGAGTTATTTCGATTAAAAGTTTAAAAGAAATAGAAGATAGAAAAATTGACAACTTTGAAGAGATAAATGAAAGCGCATCCTTTATTATATGTTATACCTCGGGGACAACAGGACAACCGAAAGGAGCTGTACTTACACAAGAGAATATGTTTTGGAATGCGCTTAATAATACATTTGCGATTGACCTAACTGTTCATGACCGCTCCATTGTGTTATTGCCTTTATTTCATATTGGTGGGATTGGTTTATTCGCATTTCCAACTTTATTTGCAGGTGGAATAATCATTGTTCCGAGAAAATTTGAGCCAACCATAGCTCTTTCTATGATAGAAAAATATAAAGTGACTGTTGTAATGGGAGTACCTACAATTCACCAAGCATTAATTAATTGCGCAAAGTTTGAAACTACAAATTTACAATCAGTTCGCTGGTTTTATAACGGTGGTGCACCATGTCCAGAAGAGTTGATGAGAGAATTTATAGATAGAGGATTTTTATTTGGTCAAGGCTTTGGTATGACTGAAACATCACCAACCGTATTTATGCTTTCAGAAGAAGATGCAAGACGTAAAGTAGGCTCAATTGGAAAACCTGTTCTGTTTTGTGATTATGTACTTATTGATGAAAACAAAAATAAAGTTGAGATTGGTGAAGTTGGAGAGTTACTAATAAGAGGACCAAATGTAATGAAAGGGTATTGGAATCGGCCAGATGCAACAGAAGAAACGATTCAAGATGGTTGGTTATATACGGGAGATTTAGCTAAAGTTGATGAAGATGGTTTTGTATACATTGTCGGTAGAAAAAAAGAAATGATAATTTCCGGTGGTGAAAATATTTATCCCCTTGAAGTAGAGCAAGTTATTAATAAACTATCAGAAGTATGTGAGGTAGCAGTAATTGGTACACAACATGTAAAGTGGGGAGAGATTCCAATCGCCTTTATTGTGAAAAAGAGTTGCAGTGTATTAACTGAAAAGGAAGTCATTGATCATTGTCGTTTATTACTAGCCAAATATAAAGTTCCAAAAGAAATTGTGTTTCTAGAGGAATTGCCTAAAAATGCAACTGGTAAAATTCAAAAAGCACAGTTAGCAAATCAACTGAAAAGTAGGTGA